Genomic window (Alligator mississippiensis isolate rAllMis1 chromosome 7, rAllMis1, whole genome shotgun sequence):
GGGGGAGCGATAAATAAAAGCGCCCCACGTAAATACAGGTACGCAGCAGGTGAATCGTAGCACCCCACgcggtcccagcagagccctggctCTCCACGCATCCACGCACTTCCAAGAGGAGCGCTCGCAGCGCACGGCACCACGCCGCTCCGCTTCGGGCGCAAGCCCCCAGAGATAAACTCCGTCCCCAGGGGAGACcccagtgcccctgggcctgtCCCCACGCCCCCCAAGGAAGCGGGTAACATCaggggacctcccctttcagcaGCCCTTCACTACCCAGGGGCCTCCCCTCCCCGGCGGGAATCCTCTTTCCTGCAACGCGGGGCTGCCAGGCCTGGGGGCGGCCCCCATGCTCTCGGCGGGCTGCTCTCTCGCCCACGGCAGGCTTCGGGGGGTCGCTGTGCCCTGGGACAGGGCTCTgctctgcagggctcctggggcctctggctcggcCCTGTCGGCTGGCTCAGCAGCCCGAGTGCCGTCTGGCTCCCCGGACTCAGCCTTTTGCTGTGGGTCGGACACCCAGGCCATCTCGTGCAGCGCCAGGCTCGGTCTGCTCCTGGacctccatgcagcgcctcccGCACCGAGCTCCCGGCctcgtgccaggggctggggaccTGAGCCGCCCCAGCCCTCCaaaggccctgctccctgcaccgGCCTGCACGCCACATCTCTGgccgcacaccagaggttgcagccCCAAGCCGCctatgcagctcccagggtccggACGCCACACGCCGTGCTGCGTGCCGAGGGCCTGGCCGCTGGAGCCATCCCCGCTCCTTGCCGAGGGACGTCTTCAGGGCGCTTCCAGGCTACTGCCTCGCCCTGCCTGGCAGCTCTCCTCCACTGCAGGAAGGCCcgctcttccctcttctccccccggATGCGTCCCCTTGTGCTGGGCGTGCGCGCCACGGCTCCGCCACAAAGTCCTCCGGACCTGAGCGTTGCAGCCTCTGACCAGGTCTGGGGcagccctgttctccccagcaccgccccgggtgacaaggaacaatggtcataagctgatggacaACAGGTTTAGGATGGAGAtcagaggcaatattttacagctagggtggccaaaatctggaaccagcttcccagggaagtggtcctcactgctGCCTTGGGCAAAGTCCAGAGGAGGtcggacgatcacctgtctggggtgtggtgaacccagcattcattcctgtctgtggcaggggtcaggcgagatgatctgttcgGGTCCCTCCTGCCCCGAGCTACTATGAAATGAAACACCGTGCGGTGCTGGACAGAGGTGCGCCCgcctgccagagctgctccccgCGGGCTCGTTGTGCCCCGACGCCTGGCCTGCCGCACGGGACGTGCTCCCCCCGGTCCCAGGCATGGGTACAACTGGGCTCAGGACACCCGGCTGCCACCTCGTCCCTTAGCTGCGAGGCTCTGGGTGCGGGCCTTCAGGAAGGCAAGGCCCATCACCCCCCTCGGGGTGGGGCTGGCGAGACcccaggggctggtgggagctGGTCCTGCCCGGTGCTTGGGGTGGAGGTCCAGGCAGGCGAGCCCCGTGGACCCCAAGACCCGTCCCCTCCCTGGCGTCTGCCTGCCGGGCGCGGGGATGTGGCTGAGGGAAGGGAGGCGCAGGAgcgttggggcaggggcagccacgacagccctgccacctgctccaggGCAGGTAGGAGCAGTGTGGTGAGCACGTGTGttattgccctgaaatagaatagttttctgatagcatactgttaggttaacaataatttggattattaagaagtattagctttgcagctgaatacaaggcatgacctgtggcctagcaatgccgctgaccacaaggcagaatgatagctaggcctttgcttgtgttaagtaatcattttaactgtattaagcattttctgagtaaaatgcagcaagtggatcGGTGTCTGTGTGCTGGAAAATCAGCTACAACAAGGAACAAGAtgagacaaagaagccattgttctaagtacagtgatcgtgtccttaagaagtatctaccactgcaAGGTCTTGCTGTATCATAATGTTACtcttacttaacttttagcttttaaaaagtgctagttcagcttaatagaaatatgctgttgtAAAGATCTGTGAAGCACCACCCAAgcattgcttttgttaaccctgtagtcttgtcttgttgtaagaagtataaaagatcgccccaccctttaggggggccattttgccttttgctggctttatggtctttgctcgagcaaataaatggctgtctttctttacccgcattGTCTAGTTCCTATGCAGCTAGATAACgaaccccagggagttttctcccaccacagcagGGCCACGGCTCCAGCTTCTGCCTCAGGCCCCGGGTGAGCGCTGCGCGGTGCTgcgccagccctgccctgtgctgggctcGCAGatagggcagggcggggcagggcggcaCCGACACCTCCTGGGAGACACGGTGCAGGCGCAGACTGTGCGAGCGGCTCTAACGGACCCTGCGAGCCCTcagcccaggatgctgctgctggcccccgtcgtgctgctggtgctggtggtggggggcagcgctggtgagtgccccctgccctggcctggggcgCAGGGTGCCCGGGGGCGGCTGGCCGGGGGCtcggggctgtggatggggaggtcagagaggcaccagccccagggccgTCCCTGCGCGCCCTGCTTTCCCAGACAAGCCGTGGCATCCAGCCACGCTGACCTCCTCCCcgtgccctccccagccccccaggccctgcccctgggcgGAGGGGCTGCTGGGCTTGGGATGGCCTTAGTGAGCTCCTGAGTGTGGCAGGGGCCGAGGGGTATTCCTGGGGTGCGGGgccgtggggcaggggctgggggagacctggggcctgggcagggaccATTGCCTGGCCAGTggggtgatgggggtggggggcacctggggtcagTGGCAGGTTAcactggcactgccccctcccctgcggCCCAGGGGCGCTTCTCTGGGGtaaccccaccccacacacatatgcatgtatgcacacatgcactcatgcatgtacatacacatacacactcatgcatgtacatacacatgcacacactttttttggcaaaaaccccaattttatatatataagcCACAGAGCAGTCCACTCTGCACGCtccgcacacacgtgtgcacacatgctcatgcatgcatacacgtgcacatgcacttGCACGCAGAGacatacacgcacacatgcacacacatgaagGGCTGGGTCAGGGACAGCGAGCGACAGGGGCGCGGGGGACTCTGGCCTGAGTGCTGCAGACCAGTGCATGCGCCGTGGGTCCGTGGGTGTCACGCTGGGGTGCGCTCATGTATTCGGGGcacgtttctggggtctctgtcgTTCCAGCAGTGCGCTGCTTGTGtcactcgtgtgtgtgtgtagggagctGTCTCTCTCCCGCCTGCACGTCCTCGCCCCCAGCGGCGCTATCTCGCAGGCTGGGCTCCTCCAGCCaccgaatcagtcaaacacacgcgcacacgcacacagagattaggagggcacgtctgagccaggctgggttattcAGCAGTGACAAGCTGACACCCTCGTGTGCCTTGAACTCAGCTCATCCCTATTGCAGCAGCACAATCGTacatgcagttagacacacacacacacacacacacacagacacgtgtgCGTGCACTCCCAGAGTAGGTGTGAGCAGGCCGGGCCTGGTCAGCACGTCCAGCCGCTCCCCTCGtgcgcctcaaaactcagcacgccCCATGTCTTGGCGCAGCGGTCCTGGCAGTAACGGCCTTGGCGGGCTGAGCCCGCGGAGTTTGGGCATCGCCGGGATCTCTGCTTCGGCAAACGCCGCGCGggtgcagagcagaggggaggtcgagggggaggaagagcagtGCGGCTCAGCGGGGATAGCAGGCGGCTGGACCACACCCGCCGTTTATTGCCGGTACATGCCCTATGCTGACAGCAGCAGCGGCCGCGCGAGGCAGACAGGGACAAGCGGCAGTGTGCCGTAGTGTCAGTGAGGTGTCTGGGGACGTCCCGCGCGAGTCCGGCTAGCAAGGGGCGGGTTTGGAAAGCTGCGCGGCAGCGGGGGCGCGGAGGTCCGGGTCCTGGAGCCGGGCGAGCTGGGTCGCGCAGCTGGCCCCggtgccggggccggggccggtgcCCGGGTGGTGCTGGAGCCGCAGGCGGGAGAGCGCCGCGCGGTCGGTGCCGGGAGCCgggcaggaaaggagaaggggaagtgGCTTGGATCCGCGCCCCGGGACGCAACCCTGAGCTTGGGTCGGGGCTGTGGGAGCTCACAAAGGATCACGAGGTGTGTCCGTGGGGACAGGACGGCGCGCGCGCTGGATCCCAGCAGCGGATCGCTGCGGGCGGCACTGCTGCGGGGCAGCTCACAGCACAGGCAGGCGGATCCAGTGCCTGGGGGCCGGGCAAGGAGCCGGGGCTAGAAGTGGTGTGACAGCGGCTGAGCTGGCGTGTGCACACGCGGGTGGAGTAGGGTTTGGAGCGGGGATCCCGCCGTGCAGGGCTCCCGGCTGCCCGGGTCCCCGCGCTCGGGGCGGTCCCTGCCTCGGACCCCCTGCTCCGCCCCCTGGACGGGAACGGGCCGCGATCctgtgccctctccccccacgCCTGCTCATCCggctccatccccacctaccTGAGACGCGGCGGGCCGGCACTCCCCTCACCCTCGTCGGGAGCGGTTTACGTGCCTCTCTGCACCCTCTTGTGGCACCCTTGCTCTGATCGGGGCTTGCTCGGGCGGGGGGGCCCCTTGGGCGGGCTGCGCCCGGTGCCAGGCCCCCGACAACACGGGGCGGAGGGGTCGCGGCGGGGCTGGGCGCTGCCCCGTCCCCCGCCCTGCCAGTCCCCACCCAGAGGCAGGCGGGTGGGGGCACGAAAGGCCTGGGCCGGGTGACCACGGGGCAGCCGGCCCGGGGCCTCCCGCTCTGCTCCGGGCCCAGTCTGCCCGCAGCCCGCCCGCCGGGCCCCGCCGGCGGCACCAAGTGTGCAGTGAGGAGCGGTGCCTCGCGGCGGGCAGCGAGCGGGGGTGCCCCGGGGCATGGGGCGCGGGTCCCGCGGGCTTTGCTCGCCGTGTATCCGCAGAAGCAGCTTGTCGTGTCTGTGCCCCGGGAGCAGGTGGATCTCCGCGCCTGCCGCAGCTGTCCGTGCCTCGtgcccgccggcccggcccggcgccgcGCCGCACTGCACGGCTCCCTGGCTGCTTCCTGCCTCCGCCGCGTGCacacttctcttttcttcctcaacagctccctgctctccccgGGCCTTGCAGCGGGGCGCCTGGCTCTTGCTGGCTTTGTGCCCGCGCGGGGATGCTCTTTTCGAGCCGTGAGAATTGTCTCGGTCCAGAAAGCCACTTGTGAGCCCTTCGGGCTTACAGACACGCCCGCATGCCACGGTGGGCTCAGCACCCCACGGTGCCGGGCTCGGTGTCCCCCGGGCGGCACAGGCCCAGCAGTGGCCGCGGCCCGGGCGGTGGCAGCGATGACCCCGGGCTCGCGCGGGTGGtgcaggaagggggttggacggGCGCAGACGCCCCCCGAGAGACACCCGGAGCGCGCTGTGGGCAGGCGCAGCGTGGTAGCCacgggggggagcagggggcgtcGAGCAACCAGTAGGGCGGCCGTGTCCTCGTCCTgtgcgcccgcccgcccgcccgcccaccaGCCCACCCCGCGTCCCCGGCCCCGCGGGGCTCACGGCCGTCCCCTCCCGTGCAGGCTCCCGGCTGGAGGTGATCACGAAGCCCATCTCCGAGGCCCACCTTGGCACCAAGGCCCTGCTGCCATGCCACTTCAAGGTCGAGGGGACGGTGGCCCTGTCCTCCCTGCGCGTGACCTGGTATTTCTGGAACGAGACGATCGCACGGTATGAACACGGCAGGAACCGGACACAGCACGGACCCGAGCTGCCGTCAGACAGCGAGCTGCTGTGCGGGGACGCCTCCTTGTTGCTGCACAAGGTGACGGTGTCGGACGAGGGCCTGTACACGTGTGTCGTGGGCTACAACACGCACCAGTGGCGTGGGAACACcaccctccatgtgctcggtgaGGATGGGATGGGGGCTCCCGGGCCCCAGGGTGGCCGTGGTGGTGCAGGGGTGGCACATGCACGCAGGCCCATGTGTTTCACACCCAGTCTTGGTGCCACGGACCCGTCCaaccccagccacaggcagggccCTCGGCCTTGGCCCGGGccgggagctgggctgtggcaggtgggagcagcagtgtcacctgtgggcagtgctgggccctCCCGCGGCCCCTCATGGCCTGCCAGGGGTGGCGTGGGCACTCGGCCCCACGTGGGTGCAGTggcccagtgccaccccagcctggcaggcgCCTCGCACACAAAGTGCCCAGGCCATGCACGGTGCTGTGACCCCGTCTTGTTCCCAGCTGCCCCGACCATCTCCATGTACAAGCAGCTGGCGGTGGGTCGCGCAGAGTCCGCCCTCCTGTGCCACGTGGGGGGCTTCTACCCCAAGGACGTGGAGGTGGCGTGGCTGAGGGACGGGCAGGTCCTGAACGGCTCCACCCGCTCCAGCCCCCAGAGGAACCCAGACGGGACCTTCAGCCTCACCCTGACCTACACCTTCACCCCAGTCCGGAGCGACACCGGCGCCGTCTTTGCCTGCCGCGTCCAACACCCGGCGCTGAAGCAGCCCCTGGTCGAGGACATGCCCCCGGACAGCACAGGTGGGAGCTGGCGTGGGGCGCGGCACTGAGCCCGCACGGTAGGGCTGTGGGGTGAGCGTGGGCTGAGGACGCCGGGCTGGCCCTGACTCTGCTCCCGTCCATCTCTGCTGCAGGCATGGATCTGGccagagctgtggctggagccatCATTGTGGGCATCGTGATTGTCACTGCAGCCGGAGCTGTGTACTGCTGGACGCAGAGCAGAGGTAGCGGGCACGgcgccaggggagggggcagaggggcaggcgggcgggcgggcgggcagtcTGGCGAGGGGGTGATGGCTCATTAGGGACCCGCTGTTGTCCATCCGGTCGCATGTCCGTGTGCTGCTCTGATCCCGGGCCCAGCACCGGAGCCGATGCGCAGgcacagggaggagagggggcgcCGGGGCCAGcggggccagagcccaggagagcagggagggCCGGGCCCAGCTGGGCGCTGGGTGTTGCAGGGACAATTAAATGTGGTCCTGTCAAGATGTCCGAACGCCCAGTAGCCTTTTCAAGATGGTTCAGGATTGGTAATGATCGTGGCCTGATGTGAACCCCAGGAACGTGCTGACTGCACATTTAGTACAGAGCAATAGGGGCCACGGCtgtcctgggggtgggaggaggcccCAGGTGCTTCTACACCAATGCTCGTAGTAcagggtgtaagcaggaggaactgtgcctcctgattgcgagtaagGACCCAGACTTCGTAGGGCTCACAGACACCTGGCGGGACCCTACCTGGGACCGGGTGGCGGGCATTCGGGGGCACACCCTATagagaagagacaggacagagaggaaaggtggggggtcgCGCTCTATGTCAGAGAGCACCTCACGTCATCAAGGATCAGCTTCAGGGTAGAGGAGGgccgggcagagacactatggaccaaactacaagggggttggggggaaaggcaCCTGACAGTGGGTGTCTCCTACAGACCACCCAGTcggggggaagagctggacagggacttctctggtcagcttatggaggcggttaggtcaaggggtGTCATTGTCACGGGTGACCAAAACTCCCTGGACATTTgcagggagcagacagccaggtctgaccgcttgcGTAGGTCCCTGCGTGTATTACACATGTAGTTCGGGATCTCCTGGAAGGGCTACACAtgtttaaatctgcaggtccggatgccctccacccaagggtgttgagggagctggcaggggtcattgcggagcccttggcccggctgtcggagcatttgtggtcatctggccggGCGCCgtgggattggaaactggctaatgtggtccctattttcaaggaagggaggaaggaggacccaagtaactagaggcctgtaagcctcatctcagtgctcgggaagctcttggagagaatcatccaggagcacatcagtgggggcctgcaggggagatcacgctcaggggcaatcagcatgggttcatcaagggcaggtcctgcctgaccaacctgattgccttttatgaccaagtaactaaatccttggatcgTGGTGTCGCtttggacgtagtctttctagactttaagaaggcctttggcactgtctctcaccccatcctcatcaataaattaagtgactgtggcactgatggctgcacagttggacgggtaaaaactggctgatggggcgtacccagagagccaggttgtactcagcctggcgagatgtgagcagcgggctcccccaggcctcggtcctcgggcccacgctCTTTGacttcttcatcagcgacttggacgagggggtgggaagcacgctgtccaagtttgctgatgacactcagatgtggggcgaggtggacacacttgacgggagagagaggctgcaactagatttagacagaccacaaaagtgggcagatgacaataggatggggttcaatgcagacaaatgcagggtgctgcacctggggagaaggaatccacagcacacacacaggctggggagctcccctcttgacagcacagaggcagaaagggatcttggagtcattattgactccaagatgaacaagagccgccaatgccagaccgcagccagcaaggccagccagaccttgtcatgcatccaaaggtgcatctcaagccggtccagagaggtgattctcccccttgatgcgactttggtcaggccgcaggtggagtactgtgtccagtactgggcaacacacttcaggagggatgtggccagcctggagaggggtcagaggaggccacccgcttggtgagagggcagcaggacaggccctacgaggagagactgagggacctgaacctgttcagcctcagcaagaggaggccgaggggggacctggtggctgcctacaagctcatcaggggagatcaacagcaaacaggcagagcccttttctccccagcaccacctggggtgacgaggagcaatggccatcagctgatggagaataggtttaggttagagatcagaaggcaatatttacagttagggtggccaaaatctggaaccaacttcccagggaagtggtcctcgcccctaccttgggcaaattcaacaggaggttggacgatcacctgtctggggtcttgggaacccagcatccattcctgcctgtggctgtgGGTCAGGTaagatgatctgctcaggcccctCCTGACCCGAGCTACTAGGAAACTATGGATAGGACTCTACCGTGGTGACCACTGGGACTAATTAAATGTAAGACCAGGAAACATAACAGGGAAGTTCCCAAGTGGGTAAGAAGTGCTGTTGTCTAACTTGGATCTATCGGTTAAACTAGTCTACTCTGCTTAGGTGGCATTACCGATGGTGGCGTCACGAAAGGGATATGTGGCAGACGCAGGTGAAGGCAGCGTTCGCTGTCCGCTGCGTGGATTTCGGGGCAGAGGTCCGCGTGGATGTCTAAGGAAAGATCAAGTCTTTGGATGGGCGGCACAACCCAGGAGCAACGCCTGCGTAACCCGTCTGAACAGAGGGCGAAGCAGTGAAGAGTCACCTTAACGCGCTCAGTCTTTGGTGCCTGTCCGCTTGTACTGTGGCAGTCCAGCTCGTGAATGGCTTTGTGCCTAGGGGATGGTGCGTAGTCAATAAAGCTCCTGGGTGTTTGCCGGGCGAGTGCCGCGGTTAATCGCAGAGCTCTCCGCACAGGTAGGGCGTGGGCGAGGCTGAGCCCAACGCTGGGGCGCTGCTGCGGCCGGTCACCCCCAGGACGATGGAGGCCAGAGCGGGAGGACGAGACCGGCGCCGAGCGGCCAGGTGGGTCTCCCAGCGCCATTCATCCCGCCCGCGTGACGCCCGCCTAGGCCTGcgtcctggctgctgcagctgggcccctgcacctgggccaggGCGATCCTGGAAGGTGACGGAGACAAGCTGGAGGCAGCCACGACAGCACCATAGCCCCGTGTGAGGGGCAGAGGTGCCCCACGCGGGCTGCCTTGTGCCCCGACGCCTGGCCCGCCGCACGGGACGTGCTCCCCGGGACTGCGCTGCACCAGGCGGGACTAAACCGGGCTCAGGGCAGCCGGCTGCCGCCTCCTTCCTCGGGCCCGTCCCCTGCTGCACGGCTCTCGGGCCCCTCCAGGCCGGCAGAGCCCCCCGCTCTCCGCCGCTCGGGGGCTGTGCTGAGGCTGGCAGGACCAGGGCTCTGCCGGGCACTCGGGGTGCAGCTCCAGGCACAGGGACCCCAAGGACCCTGAGACCCGTCCCCTCTGCTCGCCTCTGCCTCCCAGGCCTGGGCGTGTGGCTGGGGTCAATGCGCCCGGCTCTGCGG
Coding sequences:
- the LOC106739971 gene encoding tapasin-related protein, whose protein sequence is MLLLAPVVLLVLVVGGSAGSRLEVITKPISEAHLGTKALLPCHFKVEGTVALSSLRVTWYFWNETIARYEHGRNRTQHGPELPSDSELLCGDASLLLHKVTVSDEGLYTCVVGYNTHQWRGNTTLHVLAAPTISMYKQLAVGRAESALLCHVGGFYPKDVEVAWLRDGQVLNGSTRSSPQRNPDGTFSLTLTYTFTPVRSDTGAVFACRVQHPALKQPLVEDMPPDSTGMDLARAVAGAIIVGIVIVTAAGAVYCWTQSRGGITDGGVTKGICGRRR